In one window of Phycisphaerae bacterium DNA:
- the hypB gene encoding hydrogenase nickel incorporation protein HypB, translating into MSPPETRELIGISNDAEHAMTIPVVHQSPPNPRAAGENRRTLDSHGVICVSVGGATGAGKTALLEAILPRLRPALNIAVIMGDATGAGDARRIAALGIPVVQVLTDGACRLAAHQVQHGMAELPLPKLDLLIIEDVGGAVCHLRTDLGEHVRAAVVSIAGGHLVTTKYADAFRDARLILLTKYDLLSHVDFDLDAAVRTLGLANPGGEIICTDTRRRLGIDRAAGWLLGYVRAHRMRRLRRRAAAPVWLHT; encoded by the coding sequence TGCATCAGTCGCCGCCCAACCCTCGCGCTGCCGGCGAAAACCGGCGGACGCTGGACAGTCACGGCGTCATCTGCGTGAGCGTCGGCGGTGCAACCGGCGCAGGCAAGACCGCGCTCCTCGAAGCCATTCTGCCGCGGCTACGCCCCGCGCTTAACATCGCCGTGATCATGGGCGACGCCACCGGCGCCGGTGACGCCCGCCGGATCGCCGCTCTGGGCATTCCCGTCGTGCAGGTTCTGACCGATGGCGCGTGCCGCCTGGCGGCCCACCAGGTGCAACACGGCATGGCCGAGCTGCCCCTGCCCAAGCTCGACCTCCTTATCATCGAAGACGTTGGCGGCGCGGTCTGCCACCTGCGTACGGATCTGGGCGAACACGTGCGCGCCGCGGTCGTCAGCATCGCCGGGGGACATCTGGTCACTACGAAGTACGCGGACGCCTTCCGCGACGCACGCCTGATTCTGTTGACCAAGTACGACCTGTTGTCGCATGTCGACTTCGACCTTGACGCAGCCGTGCGCACGCTCGGGCTTGCGAACCCAGGCGGCGAAATCATCTGCACAGACACGCGCCGACGCCTGGGAATCGACCGTGCGGCGGGCTGGCTGCTGGGGTATGTCCGCGCGCACCGCATGCGCCGGCTCCGCCGCCGGGCAGCGGCCCCAGTATGGTTGCATACCTGA